In the Cydia splendana chromosome 2, ilCydSple1.2, whole genome shotgun sequence genome, one interval contains:
- the LOC134805205 gene encoding uncharacterized protein LOC134805205, which produces MPGTVDTNDACMGTHRSFLKPKEREVSSPLPNVSPVLPGDVIIPPPPLFDTNVSDSIILSENEFESSLPPITVVPDSIVLPETHVAETTMQSTDSTNSPESEIPPPVNYNAHPVLASQPILINPPSRVDIISEVPSQQVFRTPKFSSVSSDEYYKELHVSPGKEPDPPELLHVQYKTLPTVSHIPNSPCNLHPDETYSDDVPTHIPTHYSLRDMRARSLSPKMVHSSTYPPINPYPSLTTVAGTYNPYTCTHQMCFSNPNRLSSHEPQVSPSFVSNLGNDINANVTQPVPIILNEVPKSVQSERRVRFGEVTTAPEPDTLSNSSENLRAGSSSPGPDPKPAWSSKIKAFAIGEVITTVRHFIHLTASFDCVRRQPKSPTHLIKHCHLHSSPRTYPIYVTYSTDAV; this is translated from the coding sequence ATGCCTGGAACGGTTGACACTAACGATGCATGCATGGGAACACATAGATCTTTTTTAAAACCGAAAGAGAGAGAAGTCTCCTCGCCGCTCCCAAACGTGAGTCCCGTTCTTCCCGGTGACGTCATCATCCCTCCTCCGCCTTTGTTCGATACGAATGTAAGTGATAGTATCATACTTAGCGAAAACGAGTTTGAGTCGAGTCTACCGCCCATCACCGTCGTCCCCGACAGCATAGTTCTGCCGGAGACGCACGTGGCCGAAACAACCATGCAGTCTACCGACTCGACTAATTCACCAGAATCTGAAATTCCTCCCCCCGTCAATTACAACGCTCACCCTGTATTGGCATCTCAACCCATTTTAATAAACCCTCCGTCCCGAGTAGACATAATTTCTGAAGTGCCTTCACAACAAGTCTTCCGAACGCCAAAGTTTTCCTCCGTTAGCAGTGATGAGTACTATAAAGAATTACATGTAAGTCCTGGTAAGGAACCCGACCCACCCGAATTGCTACATGTGCAATATAAAACGCTGCCTACAGTTTCTCACATACCAAATTCACCATGCAATTTGCATCCTGACGAAACTTATTCAGATGACGTACCTACCCATATACCGACACATTATTCGCTCAGAGATATGCGGGCTAGAAGTCTCTCACCAAAAATGGTACATTCGTCAACCTACCCACCTATTAATCCGTACCCATCTTTGACGACGGTGGCGGGCACATACAATCCCTATACTTGCACTCATCAAATGTGCTTTTCCAACCCAAATAGGCTCTCTAGCCACGAGCCACAAGTCTCGCCGTCATTTGTTAGTAATTTAGGAAACGACATAAATGCTAACGTTACTCAACCAGTTCCCATCATTTTAAACGAAGTGCCTAAAAGTGTTCAGTCGGAGAGAAGAGTCCGTTTCGGCGAAGTGACGACTGCTCCTGAGCCCGACACGTTGTCGAACAGTTCGGAAAACTTGAGGGCAGGGAGCTCCTCGCCCGGCCCTGACCCGAAACCCGCATGGAGCAGCAAAATCAAAGCCTTCGCCATCGGCGAGGTAATCACCACTGTTCGCCATTTTATCCATCTCACGGCTTCTTTTGATTGTGTTCGTCGACAACCCAAATCTCCCACCCACTTGATCAAACATTGTCATCTACACTCATCCCCACGTACCTACCCGATTTATGTTACTTACTCGACCGATGCTGTTTAA